The Tindallia californiensis genome segment TTTGTAGGTATTCCTGATGTCTTTCGTAGCCAATTGTTATATCAACGTATCCGCCGATCAATTTATTTCCCTAGATTTTATTTATGCAAGTTTTTTTCATCTTTTTTCACTTTGACTTCTTTATCCCTTCACTGTAAAATAAATACCGGAAAGACAACTTTCATTCACACTGTTACAAAAGCACAAAATGCCAAAAGTGATTATCTGCAGGAAAAACCAAGAACAAACAGGGAGGAACCTCATGATTGATTATCACGTTCATACACACCACTCCTTCGATGGATTTCATTCCATGGAAGAACTTGTTACAAAGGGAATTTCTTTAGGGCTGTCAGAAATATGTTTTACTGATCATAAAGATTACGATTACGATGGTAAAGGTAGTGAGTTTACTTTTTCTTATAAGGATTATTTTTTTGAACTCGAGCAGATGCAAAACAAATTTGAGGATAAAATCTCTATTAAATCAGGGGTTGAATTTGGTCTTCAGCCTCATAATATTAAACAGTACGAAGACGACATCGCTTTATTCCCTTTCGATTATATTATCGGATCCATTCATAGTGCAAAAAAATCCGATATTTTCATTGGAGATTTTTTCGAAACTCGGAACCAAAAACAAGCTTACGATGATTATTTCGATGATATGTTGCAGGTAATCAGAAAAAATGCTACTTTTTCTGTTCTGGGACATATGGATGTCATTAAACGATATGGAGACTTCCCTTCCCCCTTATCCTTAAATGAATACATTGAATACCCAAGGACTATTTTTAAGGAGATCATCCAGCAAGACAAGGGCATCGAAGTCAATACTTCAGGCTTTCGCTATAACCTAAACGCAACGCATCCTTCTATCGATTTACTCAAACTCTTTCATCAATTGGGTGGCGAAATAATTGTACCAGGTTCCGATACTCATCAAATCAATGATTTAGGCTTTCATTTGATAGAGACACTAAAGCTTCTTCATCATATAGGTTATCGTTATATCGCTTCTTTCGATAAGATGAAACCTCGATTTCATAAAATAGAATCCTTCTTGTAATCATCGTAATAAATTAGATGATCATCGACACAAAAAGCAGCTATCTTCTTCAGATAACTGCTTTTTTGTGCGCCTACTCCATAATATTTACACATCATGATTTTCTAACATTTCTTCTAACCAAGCTCTTATAAGTCCAGATTCTGTCTTATTTCTTTTTGAAGCTATTTCTCGTAGCTTAAGTGCCATTTCTTTAGTAATACACACATGCTTTTCTACCCAATCATCCCTAACAGCAAGGCAAATCCGGTTTTTCCCAAGGGTTTTTGCTTTCACTAAGGCTTTATCAACTGCTTCTATCAAAACTTCTTTCGTTTTACCATTATGAGGAAAGGAAGCTATTCCGGCACTAAACCTTATTTTAAGGCTTTTTTCTCCCACCATCATCGTATGTTCTGATCGAAAATTCCTAATTTCTTCTATTAAAATATTCCCTGTTTCTCTGGATGTGTCAGGCATCATTACTAAAAATTCATCTTTATGTGTCCTACATACCAAATCATCTTCTCTAAGATTTTCTACCAGCATTTTGGCCGTATTTCGAATTACTTGATCTCCAACATATTCTCCATAAAAACGGTTAACGGTTTCAAAATCATCTATATTTAATTTCACTAGGACGATTTCTTTGGAAAATGTCAGAATTTCATTTTGCAAATGATGATAAAATTCTTTATCTGTCATAAATCCTTCAATCATTTTTATCATAAACTTTCACCCCCTAAAGGTAGTCTCATCTCAATGTCACTCCTAGGGATAAAATACCCAAATTGTTCACAAAATCACAGTAAAATATTTCCTCTATTATCCTTCCTTCTTTATTAAGGCTATCTCATCTCCTTCTTTTACTATCCCACCTTTAAGTACTTTAGTAAAAATGCCTTCTCTTGGCATCACACAGTCACCAACTTTTTGAAAAATTTCACATCCATGATGACATTTTTTGCCAATCTGCGTCACTTCTTGTATCGTTTCACCAACCTTCAATCTCGTTCCAATCGCTAACTCATACAAAACAATTCCTTCCGTTAAAATATTTTCTGCAAAAACCCCTGGCTCCAGCTTGTCTATTAGCCCGAGCTTTCTTATTTTGTCAACACTTTCCTGGCCAAGCAAACTCACCTGACGATGCCACTCACCTGCATGAGCATCATTTTGTAGGCCATAATTTTCTATGAACTCTCCTTTTTCTATAGGTGTCTTAACGACGCCCGTTTCTTTACTTAAATTAATCGACAGCACCTTAGCCATTATCATCATCCTTTACTTAAAATAATTACTTGCTTAAATTAGTATGGTTTTTCCTGTTTGTGAACAATCATATCCACCGAGACGCATCACTTGTTTAACAAAGGAATCACTCCTAATTACTTCGAGCAATCTCTTTATTTTTTCTGTTTCCAGCATATATTGAGGTATCAAAAGATCGTATTCTTCCCATGCAATCGGTATAAAGTCAAGTCCCATCGCTTTCGCTGCTGATTCCACACCTAAGCCACAATCTGCCGTATCATTCTTTATTGCGACAGCTACCGCCATGTGGGTAGTCATTTCCCTTTGATAACCTTGAAGCAAGTTAGGGTCCATTTTTTTTATTTTCATCATATAATCTAATAAAATTCTTGTTCCAGCACCCTTTTGACGATTAATCATCGAAATATCTTCTCTTCCCAAATCTTCCAAAGAAGTGATCTCTTTAGGATTACCTTGTTGAACCATTAATCCTTGACTTCTTTTCACCAATTTTATCATGCTCATCTTTTCATTGGCAAAATATTTTCGTACATATTCAATATTATATTCACCGGAAATTTCATCTAATAAATGGATAGGTGCCAAATGGCACTCTTTCTGTTTCATAGCAATGATTCCACCCATGCTTCCTACATGAGCAGAAGAAAGTGCTAGGTTATCATTCTTTTTCTGCAGTTCATTGGCGATCAAATCCATGACTATATCATGACTTCCAATGGATACTATGGTGTTCGAAAGGTCTTCTTGTGATCTTGATAGTTCAACTTCTACACTATCACCTTTATCATATCCTTCTGTCAACTGAGGAATTCTTAAAATTCCATCCGCTTTTACCAAAGACATCGTCACACCCGCTCCCCGATTTAACGGCGTGGCGATCCAACGTTCATCTACCTTCCCTACTTTTACACGAACAAATTCTTCATGCTTCAAAGAAGATACTATCCGTCTTGCTAAAGTTGCTTTTAATTTTTCTACTAGCATTGGTTTCTGATTTTGAAGTGCATAAACCAACGACTTTACCACCTGCTCAAAAACAACATAAGCCGACACTGGATATCCCGGAATTCCCACTACCGGTTTTCCTTTCACCTCTGCAAGAATAGCAGGCTTTCCAGGTTTGATTGCAATACCGTGTGTAAAAACAACTCCTATTTCCCGCAATACATCTACCGTATAATCTTTCGTACCCGCTGATGAACCAGCATTAACCACTACCAGATCGTTTTCATCTACTGCTTTTTCAATCGCCAGTCGGATCTCGGCAGGTTCATCCTTAACAATTGGATAGGTAGTCCCTGTCGCTTCGTAAGAAGATAATAAAGCATAAAACATCTTGCTATTAGACTCAATTATTTTCCCTTCCGGAAGAGGGTCTACCAATTCGGTGATTTCCGATCCTGTCGGAATAATGCCAACAGATATTTTTCTTTTTACCTTTACCCGCTCAATTCCACCAGTTAATAAAGCGGCTATATCTTGCGGTCTAATAATATGATTTTCCGATAGAATCAATTCACCCTTTACCACGTCTTCACCTACAGGTCTGACATGTTGCCAGGGACTAACCGCGCTCCTTATTTCTACCGTCTCATCGTCTACTTCAACAATATCTTCAACCATCACGACTGCATTTCGCTTCATTGTTAGTGGAGCTCCAGTGTTTACTATGGTATAATCTTTATCTATTTTCAATTGTATGGGATTTGTTTCAGATGCACCATTTGTAACCGATGCATCAACAGCAATTCCATCCATTGCTGCCGCATTGTAATGAGGTGCAGATATTTTTGCAAAAACAGGACTTGCTGTTTTTCTTCCCAGAGCGTCTTGCACCATTATTATTTCATCAGATATTCCTGCAAATGATCGACTAATTGAGTGGAGGTATTCTTCCATCGCCTCCTGAAGAGGCTTGTTCGTCAAATAAAGATTTCTATCTTTTTTTGTCAATTTCTCTTCTCCTTTCAGAATAGCTAAAATAGATAAATCATCACATCAGTCCCTTTGTTCAGTCCTTCTTTGTTTGCGTCGATCTTAACAAATCCATCGGCTTTACTCATCATGGACAACATTCCAGATTTACCATGAACAGGTTGTACCACATTCTCTGTCTTTTCCCTGTCCAGTCTGACCATCACATAGTGTTCTCTACCTGGTGCTGATGGAATATTGACAGCTAATTTACCATTTGTTGTCGACATCTGTGAGCCACTTCCAACGAGCGCTTCCATAATGATATTGATTAAAATCCTATACACTACTAACGCAGACACTGGCTGACCCGGCAGACCTATCATCAATGTGTCTCCAACTTTCCCAATAATAGTCGGCTTTCCTGGTTTAACAGAAATTCCATGCACAACGACTCCCGGATCCCCAATGCTATTAATTGCATCTTTTGTGACATCACGATGACCCATAGAACTACCGCCAGAAACCAATATGAGATGACATTTTTTCATCATCATTCGCAATTTTTCTTTTAGTATTTCAATATCATCCGGTACTACTGATGTGTCCACCACTTCACACCCATCTTCCAAAGCCGCCGCTGATATACTATAGCTATTCATATCAATAATCTTACCCATAGTTAATTCATCACCAGGCTGTACAATCTCATCACCAGTAGAAATAATACCTACCTTCAATTTTCCATAGACATGCACACTTTGAAAACCCATACCAGCCAGTAAACCCACATCTTGCGGCCGTAATCTATGTCCTTTATCAAATATCATTTCTCTTTTTTTCATATCTTCGCCCTTCAATAAGGTGTTTTCTCCAGCCGCTACCGATTGGTGAACTAAAACCAACTCATTGTCCATGACCTCTACACATTCAATCATCACAACCGCGTCACTACCTTCAGGAATCATGCCACCCGTTGGTACATAAACACATTCACCAGCATTTATTTCAACAGAAGTATTGGTTCCCATTTCTATTTCTCCTATGTTTTTAAGCATAGCCGGTATTGATTCATTAGCACCATGGGTATCAGTAGCTTTTACAGCATAACCATCAACCGTCGAACGATTAAACTCCGGAATATCCATAGGGCTTTCAACGCTATTGCATAAAGGTCTATGCAGTCCTTCGACCAGCGCAACTTCTTCAGATTCAAGAGAAATATCTAAAGATAGGTTTTTTAATATTTCTTGTACTTCATGAATACTTTTTGTTTTAAATAACTCCATTCTTTCCCTCCTCCTAAAATTACTCTCGCTATCATTTTATATCAGTGTGCCATTAGCCTTCAGATTTGAAGACACTTATATCACTTAGTAATAGTCCATTTTAATTATACCATGTTTTTTTGATTTCTTTCGCACTCATAAACCTTATGTTTTCTTTAGTATTTGGCCATCTACAGCTTCCAAAATATTTCTCTTGCATACAGTTGTCGATTATGCTATAATTCAGATTGTTGTGGGGGCGTAGCTCAGCCTGGGAGAGCGCTTGACTGGCAGTCAAGAGGTCAGGGGTTCGAGCCCCCTCGTCTCCACCATCTATCCTACAACCTTAAAGATCCGCTTTTGCGGATCTTTTTTTATATTTCTTTTTCTAACAACCTTTTTAATTCTATTAGATCATCTGGTAGCTCTGCGTTGCATTCAATTTCTTCTTTTGTGCGTGGATGATCAAAAATAATTCTTTCTGCATGAAGCGCCTGTCGTTTTATTCGATTAGGTTGGTCAGGTTCATAAAATTCATCCCCTATAATCGGATGCCCTATATGATGAGCATGGACACGAATTTGATGAGTTCTGCCTGTATCTATTTTAATCCGAATCAAACTAGCTTTTGAATATACTTCTACTTTTTCCAAATGACTAACTGCCATTTTACCTCTGGAATCCACTACTCTTCTTGGAGGCTCATTCTCAGGAATCGTTTCCGGTCTATAGATAGGTGCTTCTACCTTCTGGTAAGATTTATCTACACGCCCCAATACAAATGCCAAATATTTCTTTACCATTTTTGATTGCAACTGAGCTGCAAGTTGCTGATGGGCAAAAGAGTTTTTTGCCAAAATCATCGCTCCTGAAGTATCCATATCAAGTCTATTTACAAACCTGATCTTATAACATTCACCACGATTATTCATATAATTCATGACTGCGTTTGCCAATGTTCCTTCTCTGGTTGCTGCTGTAGGATGTGTCAACATTCCTGGCGGTTTATTGATTACCAGTACATCAAAATCTTCATAAATGATATTCAGTGGTATGTTTATTGGTGTAAAATCACAGCTCTCTTCTTCCATGTTCAGCACTAACAAGTCATTTTTTTGAAGTATCTGATGGTAAGGTGCCCACTTACTGTTTATTGTTACCCTTTTATCTTTTTTCAGTCTTGACATCAATCGACTCGATACTTCCCATTGCTTTTTCAGTAATGATTTTAATGTCATTCCCTCTTCATTTTTTTCTACTTTGTATACAATTTTATTATATTTCTGATCTTCTATCGGTAACATTGCTTCACTAACCCTTCTGAATTATAATCATTTTATAGCATTCGTATTTTATGAAATCATGTTTGACTTTTGTATTTTTAATGTGTATGTTTATGATATGCCATATAAACTTGTAGGGAGGTACCACTATGTCCACTATTAAACACATCTGCGTATTGAGTAATTCATTACCTCTCTCTCGCAAAACAGAACTATTGCTACAAGAGAAATTAGATGAGTACCGATTTAGCTGGAGCAAGCAATTAGAGGTTGACACCGATTTAATTATCTGCATCGGTGGTGATGGCTCTTTCTTGAAAACCATGCACGATTTATCATTTCCTACTACACCCGTTGTATCTGTCAACACAGGACATTTAGGTTTTTTCTCCGAAGTAACACCAGATCAAATAGATTTGCTTCTACAAAAGATCCATGATAACCGTTATATTATCGAAACCATTAACCCTTTATCCGCTAAAGTCGATTTAGAAAAAAACATTCAAGCCCTTTTGGCAATTAATGAAGTCGTTGTTAAAAGTAGTCGTTGTAAACCAATCCACCTAAAAATAACTGTAAATAATCAACTAATTCAAACATTCAGCGGTGATGGAATCCTTGTTTCTACTTCAACTGGCAGTACAGCCTATAGTTATTCAGCAGGAGGCAGCATCGTTGATCCCAGCTTAGAAGTGCTTCAGATTACACCCCTCGCTCCTATTAATACCAATGCTTATAGGTGTTTTACATCTAGCGTTATTTTTCCTCCTAACGCTACTATTCGTATTATGCCAGAGAGAGAGCCCGAAAGTTATGTCATGATCTCTGCCGATGGAATTGAACAACCTCAAACCTCTTTCAAAGAAATTAATATTTCTTTAAGTAATCAGGCCATCTATATGTTAAGATTAAACCAACATGACTTTTGGAATAAAGTGATTACAAAATTTCTTTAACTAAAAACCCTATTTATACCTAATAAAAACCATAGGCGAACTGTAAGGAGGTTCCTGTATGCCTTCCCGATATCATCCT includes the following:
- a CDS encoding RluA family pseudouridine synthase, whose translation is MLPIEDQKYNKIVYKVEKNEEGMTLKSLLKKQWEVSSRLMSRLKKDKRVTINSKWAPYHQILQKNDLLVLNMEEESCDFTPINIPLNIIYEDFDVLVINKPPGMLTHPTAATREGTLANAVMNYMNNRGECYKIRFVNRLDMDTSGAMILAKNSFAHQQLAAQLQSKMVKKYLAFVLGRVDKSYQKVEAPIYRPETIPENEPPRRVVDSRGKMAVSHLEKVEVYSKASLIRIKIDTGRTHQIRVHAHHIGHPIIGDEFYEPDQPNRIKRQALHAERIIFDHPRTKEEIECNAELPDDLIELKRLLEKEI
- a CDS encoding histidinol-phosphatase HisJ family protein, yielding MIDYHVHTHHSFDGFHSMEELVTKGISLGLSEICFTDHKDYDYDGKGSEFTFSYKDYFFELEQMQNKFEDKISIKSGVEFGLQPHNIKQYEDDIALFPFDYIIGSIHSAKKSDIFIGDFFETRNQKQAYDDYFDDMLQVIRKNATFSVLGHMDVIKRYGDFPSPLSLNEYIEYPRTIFKEIIQQDKGIEVNTSGFRYNLNATHPSIDLLKLFHQLGGEIIVPGSDTHQINDLGFHLIETLKLLHHIGYRYIASFDKMKPRFHKIESFL
- a CDS encoding molybdopterin molybdotransferase MoeA, which encodes MELFKTKSIHEVQEILKNLSLDISLESEEVALVEGLHRPLCNSVESPMDIPEFNRSTVDGYAVKATDTHGANESIPAMLKNIGEIEMGTNTSVEINAGECVYVPTGGMIPEGSDAVVMIECVEVMDNELVLVHQSVAAGENTLLKGEDMKKREMIFDKGHRLRPQDVGLLAGMGFQSVHVYGKLKVGIISTGDEIVQPGDELTMGKIIDMNSYSISAAALEDGCEVVDTSVVPDDIEILKEKLRMMMKKCHLILVSGGSSMGHRDVTKDAINSIGDPGVVVHGISVKPGKPTIIGKVGDTLMIGLPGQPVSALVVYRILINIIMEALVGSGSQMSTTNGKLAVNIPSAPGREHYVMVRLDREKTENVVQPVHGKSGMLSMMSKADGFVKIDANKEGLNKGTDVMIYLF
- a CDS encoding MOSC domain-containing protein; amino-acid sequence: MAKVLSINLSKETGVVKTPIEKGEFIENYGLQNDAHAGEWHRQVSLLGQESVDKIRKLGLIDKLEPGVFAENILTEGIVLYELAIGTRLKVGETIQEVTQIGKKCHHGCEIFQKVGDCVMPREGIFTKVLKGGIVKEGDEIALIKKEG
- a CDS encoding NAD(+)/NADH kinase, whose protein sequence is MSTIKHICVLSNSLPLSRKTELLLQEKLDEYRFSWSKQLEVDTDLIICIGGDGSFLKTMHDLSFPTTPVVSVNTGHLGFFSEVTPDQIDLLLQKIHDNRYIIETINPLSAKVDLEKNIQALLAINEVVVKSSRCKPIHLKITVNNQLIQTFSGDGILVSTSTGSTAYSYSAGGSIVDPSLEVLQITPLAPINTNAYRCFTSSVIFPPNATIRIMPEREPESYVMISADGIEQPQTSFKEINISLSNQAIYMLRLNQHDFWNKVITKFL
- a CDS encoding GGDEF domain-containing protein is translated as MIKMIEGFMTDKEFYHHLQNEILTFSKEIVLVKLNIDDFETVNRFYGEYVGDQVIRNTAKMLVENLREDDLVCRTHKDEFLVMMPDTSRETGNILIEEIRNFRSEHTMMVGEKSLKIRFSAGIASFPHNGKTKEVLIEAVDKALVKAKTLGKNRICLAVRDDWVEKHVCITKEMALKLREIASKRNKTESGLIRAWLEEMLENHDV
- a CDS encoding molybdopterin biosynthesis protein, which encodes MTKKDRNLYLTNKPLQEAMEEYLHSISRSFAGISDEIIMVQDALGRKTASPVFAKISAPHYNAAAMDGIAVDASVTNGASETNPIQLKIDKDYTIVNTGAPLTMKRNAVVMVEDIVEVDDETVEIRSAVSPWQHVRPVGEDVVKGELILSENHIIRPQDIAALLTGGIERVKVKRKISVGIIPTGSEITELVDPLPEGKIIESNSKMFYALLSSYEATGTTYPIVKDEPAEIRLAIEKAVDENDLVVVNAGSSAGTKDYTVDVLREIGVVFTHGIAIKPGKPAILAEVKGKPVVGIPGYPVSAYVVFEQVVKSLVYALQNQKPMLVEKLKATLARRIVSSLKHEEFVRVKVGKVDERWIATPLNRGAGVTMSLVKADGILRIPQLTEGYDKGDSVEVELSRSQEDLSNTIVSIGSHDIVMDLIANELQKKNDNLALSSAHVGSMGGIIAMKQKECHLAPIHLLDEISGEYNIEYVRKYFANEKMSMIKLVKRSQGLMVQQGNPKEITSLEDLGREDISMINRQKGAGTRILLDYMMKIKKMDPNLLQGYQREMTTHMAVAVAIKNDTADCGLGVESAAKAMGLDFIPIAWEEYDLLIPQYMLETEKIKRLLEVIRSDSFVKQVMRLGGYDCSQTGKTILI